The Pantoea phytobeneficialis genome has a segment encoding these proteins:
- a CDS encoding ATP-dependent nuclease has protein sequence MILEHIDIYGFRGINRLSLSLTATNLLIGENAWGKSSLLDALTLLLAPATESYLFTENDFHFPPGDLEARTHQLQLVFRFRGENHDEEPVLEPFWQRDGDGRYLCFSARGKRQEHQVKTTHRFIDARGDVLLLDGTAQALVHLRTFYPVLRVRDARFSRRARQVETDPVQRASTLSELALEVDKLTRDLVSRPQMLSDELLRQGLHTMQQLLEHYFLVQHPGGNMARVSPEARNGGEGWRSLDKLNHLIAGTESRSRQVILLRMFSLLIQAHGNAALPVGARPMLLVEDPETRLHPIMLAVAWNLLDLMPVQKIATTNSGELLSQVPLESVCRLVREPTRVAAWRIGPEGLSAEESRRIGFHIRVNRPSALFARCWLLVEGETEVWIINELARQSGYHFAAEGVKVIEFAQSGLKPLLKFARRMGIAWHVLTDGDDAGKKYAATTRSQLQAHEHDADHLTMLPALDIENFFYKHGFSDIYHQTAHLPLNVPMNARRIITKAIHHSSKPELAIAVAMAAAERGPASIPSLLDNLFSRVIWLAHGKAD, from the coding sequence GAGTCTGCTGGATGCGTTGACGCTGTTGCTGGCTCCCGCTACCGAATCCTATCTCTTCACCGAAAACGACTTCCACTTCCCGCCAGGCGATCTTGAGGCGCGCACTCACCAGTTACAGCTGGTATTCCGTTTTCGCGGCGAAAACCACGATGAAGAGCCGGTACTGGAGCCGTTTTGGCAACGTGATGGTGACGGACGTTACCTCTGCTTCAGCGCACGCGGTAAGCGGCAGGAGCATCAGGTGAAAACCACCCATCGCTTTATTGATGCGCGCGGCGATGTATTACTGCTGGACGGGACGGCGCAGGCGCTGGTCCACTTAAGAACCTTTTACCCGGTGTTGCGCGTGCGCGATGCCCGCTTTAGCCGTCGGGCGCGTCAGGTGGAGACTGATCCGGTGCAACGTGCCAGTACCCTGAGCGAGCTGGCGCTGGAAGTTGATAAACTGACGCGTGATCTGGTTTCGCGACCACAAATGCTGAGCGATGAACTGCTGCGCCAGGGGCTGCATACGATGCAGCAATTGCTGGAGCATTACTTTTTGGTCCAGCATCCGGGGGGCAACATGGCCAGGGTATCGCCGGAAGCCCGAAACGGGGGAGAGGGTTGGCGTTCTCTGGATAAGCTCAATCATCTGATTGCGGGTACTGAATCGCGCAGCCGCCAGGTCATTCTGTTACGCATGTTTTCGCTGTTGATCCAGGCGCACGGCAACGCTGCGCTACCGGTCGGCGCTCGCCCCATGTTACTGGTTGAGGACCCGGAAACCCGCCTCCATCCCATTATGCTGGCGGTGGCGTGGAACCTGCTGGATCTGATGCCAGTGCAAAAAATCGCTACCACCAATTCAGGTGAATTGTTGTCTCAGGTACCGCTGGAGAGTGTTTGTCGTCTGGTACGTGAACCGACACGGGTTGCGGCCTGGCGCATCGGCCCTGAGGGGCTGAGCGCCGAGGAGAGTCGTCGGATTGGTTTCCATATTCGCGTCAATCGCCCATCGGCCCTGTTTGCGCGCTGCTGGCTGCTGGTGGAGGGAGAGACGGAGGTGTGGATTATTAATGAACTGGCACGCCAGAGCGGTTATCACTTTGCCGCGGAAGGGGTGAAGGTGATTGAGTTTGCCCAGTCCGGCCTGAAACCATTGCTGAAATTTGCCCGCCGTATGGGGATAGCCTGGCATGTGTTGACCGACGGCGATGATGCCGGGAAGAAATATGCGGCTACCACGCGCAGCCAGTTACAAGCGCATGAACATGATGCCGATCACCTGACGATGCTACCGGCGCTGGATATCGAGAACTTCTTTTATAAGCATGGGTTTAGTGACATTTATCATCAGACAGCGCACCTGCCGTTAAACGTACCGATGAACGCCCGGCGTATTATCACTAAAGCGATTCATCATAGTTCTAAGCCGGAGCTGGCGATTGCTGTCGCGATGGCTGCTGCCGAACGTGGACCGGCGTCGATTCCGTCCCTGCTGGATAACTTGTTTTCACGGGTAATTTGGTTGGCACATGGCAAGGCCGATTGA
- the cspD gene encoding cold shock-like protein CspD codes for METGTVKWFNNAKGFGFICPIGGGDDIFAHYSTIQMEGYRTLKAGQQVQFDVHEGPKGNHASLIVPVETSVPV; via the coding sequence ATGGAGACGGGTACTGTTAAATGGTTCAACAACGCCAAAGGCTTCGGCTTTATCTGTCCGATTGGCGGCGGCGACGATATCTTCGCACACTACTCCACGATCCAGATGGAGGGATACAGAACGCTGAAAGCCGGCCAGCAGGTTCAGTTTGATGTCCATGAAGGGCCAAAAGGCAATCACGCCAGCCTGATTGTGCCGGTGGAGACATCGGTGCCGGTATAA